A single window of Eucalyptus grandis isolate ANBG69807.140 chromosome 1, ASM1654582v1, whole genome shotgun sequence DNA harbors:
- the LOC104453465 gene encoding UPF0481 protein At3g47200, translating to MSGESDHYTFTVAAEGEHSWSSRMEDRFKQEPTLLRPSAGTKYCTIFRAPKSQEESNPNAYKPHIVSIGPYHHGKPQLQMIEQRKTRVFSILLDRTSDDDDDGPGLDDYFTAVASLETDIRDSYSEDLNCETADLIEMMVLDACFIIELFRVGGIDTVMIPGYEDDPLFLTNWIVAALMIDLLLIENQIPFFVLQEIHKLSRSPYDGDRSINELALMFFNRVLQRPEEHLRWYSVVAITHLLDMFRLCLVGFAPNRPSPKVKVDEELLQLMPSVNHLLLVGIKFEPRKSENLIGVVFDHGVLRIPPLTIDLLTTSFFLNCVAYEQSYHYCDKHISSYVVLMSGLMGNAADAAFLSQCGMLMNLLGPEKDVARFFCDLAKDVQFNFKEC from the coding sequence ATGAGCGGAGAGAGCGACCACTACACATTCACGGTGGCCGCAGAGGGTGAGCACAGCTGGTCTTCTCGCATGGAGGACCGGTTTAAGCAGGAGCCAACTCTTCTGAGGCCCTCGGCCGGCACCAAATATTGCACCATCTTCAGAGCACCCAAGAGCCAGGAGGAGAGCAACCCCAACGCTTACAAGCCCCATATTGTGTCCATTGGCCCGTACCACCACGGGAAACCGCAGTTGCAGATGATCGAGCAGCGCAAAACTCGAGTGTTCTCCATACTGCTCGATCGGAccagtgatgatgatgatgatggcccGGGCCTGGATGATTACTTCACGGCTGTTGCCTCGCTGGAGACTGACATACGGGATAGCTACTCAGAGGACCTCAATTGTGAAACCGCGGATTTGATTGAGATGATGGTTCTCGATGCTTGTTTCATCATCGAGTTATTCCGCGTGGGGGGCATCGACACCGTGATGATTCCAGGGTATGAAGACGACCCCTTGTTCTTGACGAATTGGATTGTAGCGGCCCTCATGATTGACCTCCTCCTGATTGAAAACCAGATCCCATTCTTCGTTCTTCAAGAGATCCATAAATTATCCAGGTCTCCTTATGATGGCGATCGCTCCATCAATGAGCTTGCCTTAATGTTCTTCAACCGCGTGCTCCAACGGCCAGAGGAACATCTCCGGTGGTACTCCGTAGTTGCCATCACGCACTTGCTCGACATGTTCCGACTGTGCTTGGTCGGCTTTGCTCCCAATAGACCCTCACCAAAGGTCAAGGTCGATGAAGAGTTGCTGCAACTGATGCCCTCCGTGAATCATCTGCTTCTCGTGGGGATAAAGTTTGAACCAAGGAAGAGCGAGAACCTAATAGGCGTCGTGTTTGATCACGGAGTGCTCCGCATCCCTCCTTTGACTATCGACCTTCTCACcacttccttcttcctcaactgcGTGGCTTATGAGCAGAGCTACCATTACTGCGATAAGCACATCAGCAGTTACGTGGTCCTCATGAGTGGTCTCATGGGCAACGCAGCGGATGCAGCGTTCCTGTCTCAGTGCGGCATGCTCATGAACCTTCTAGGGCCCGAAAAGGACGTCGCGCGGTTCTTCTGTGATCTCGCCAAGGATGTCCAGTTCAATTTCAAGGAGTGCTAA
- the LOC104430066 gene encoding UPF0481 protein At3g47200, translating to MNGESNHCTITVSGRSWSSRMEDRFQQKPSLLRPSAGTSSCYIFRAPKSQVESNPNAYNPRIVSIGPYHHGKEQLKLIEQHKTRVFSTLLDRTRGGAGLDDYFTAVASLETDIRDSYSEALNCETSDLIEMMVLDACFIIELFRIHTIGTEKIPQYDDDPLFFTLSILSSLMIDLLLIENQIPFFVLQKIYALSKSPEDANHSLEKIALGFFNRALRWPEEHLQKHYSVSNITHLLDLFRLCLVGHLDIEKPPEVKVDEELLQLIPSANQLLLVGIKLEPRKSENLIDVVFDHGVLRIRPLTLDIFTCSFFLNCVAYEQCYHYCSEHISTYVVFMRCLMGTAADAAALSQCGIITNFLGTDTEVIRFFNDLAKDVEFDIELNYLTEVFGQVNQYHRNKWRLRWVGIKHEYFGSPWSFISAAAAFILLVLTVIQAFFTIYPYYHPKK from the exons ATGAACGGAGAGAGCAACCACTGCACAATCACGGTGAGCGGGCGCAGCTGGTCTTCTCGCATGGAGGACCGGTTTCAGCAGAAGCCGTCTCTTCTGAGGCCCTCGGCCGGCACCTCCTCTTGCTACATCTTTAGAGCGCCGAAGAGCCAGGTGGAGAGCAACCCCAACGCTTACAACCCCCGGATTGTGTCCATTGGCCCGTACCACCACGGGAAAGAGCAGTTGAAGTTGATCGAGCAGCACAAAACTCGAGTGTTCTCCACACTGCTCGATCGGACCAGAGGTGGTGCGGGCCTGGATGATTACTTCACGGCTGTTGCCTCGCTGGAGACTGACATACGGGATAGCTACTCAGAGGCTCTCAATTGTGAAACCTCGGATTTGATTGAGATGATGGTTCTCGATGCTTGTTTCATTATCGAGTTATTTCGCATCCACACCATCGGCACCGAGAAGATTCCACAGTATGATGACGACCCCTTGTTCTTCACGCTATCAATTTTATCGTCCCTCATGATTGACCTCCTCCTGATTGAAAACCAGATCCCGTTCTTCGTTCTTCAAAAGATCTATGCATTATCCAAGTCTCCTGAAGATGCCAACCACTCCCTCGAAAAGATCGCCTTAGGGTTCTTCAACCGCGCACTCCGATGGCCAGAGGAACATCTCCAGAAGCACTACAGTGTCTCCAATATCACGCACTTGCTCGACTTGTTCCGACTGTGCTTGGTCGGCCATTTGGACATCGAAAAACCTCCAGAGGTCAAGGTCGATGAAGAGTTGCTGCAACTAATTCCCTCTGCTAATCAGCTGCTTCTTGTGGGGATAAAGCTTGAACCAAGGAAGAGCGAGAACCTAATAGACGTCGTGTTTGATCACGGAGTGCTCCGGATCCGTCCTTTGACTCTCGACATTTTCACCTgttccttcttcctcaactgcGTGGCTTATGAGCAGTGCTACCATTACTGCTCCGAGCACATCAGCACTTACGTGGTATTCATGAGATGTCTCATGGGCACCGCGGCAGATGCAGCGGCCCTGTCTCAGTGCGGCATAATCACGAACTTTCTAGGGACAGACACGGAGGTCATAAGGTTCTTCAATGATCTCGCTAAGGATGTCGAGTTCGATATCGAGTTGAACTACTTGACCGAGGTATTCGGGCAAGTCAACCAGTACCATCGGAACAAGTGGCGGTTGCGATGGGTGGGAATCAAGCACGAGTACTTCGGCAGCCCCTGGTCCTTCATTTCGGCTGCTGCTGCTTTCATTCTcctag TTCTTACAGTTATCCAGGCCTTCTTTACCATTTACCCTTATTATCATCCCAAGAAGTGA